The window TATCATGATGGCTCTTCCCAACTGGCATCAGGGTCGATACCGTTTCACTGTTCATAGATCTCCCCGCGCTCAGAAGCAGTTCGAGGTTCCCGTCAGAGTCGATTATACATCTACCATAAGACGTTCGGGGCCGAAGACAAATCCATGGGGCGTGGTTGCCACGGGGCCGATTTATGTGTAAGGATATAGGGGTCTGTATCAACCGATTCGCCTACCAATGGACCGGCCAACCGACAGGGGGCACGCCGATGACATCTTTTTTACAAGGCATCGCCTATAATTTCAAGGGGCTGAAATTCGGGCTGCGCAACGCCAAGCTGCTGCTGCTCGGGCTGGTCCGGTTGATCGTCATCATCCTCATCTCCGTGGTCGCGGCGGCAGTGATTCTGGTCAACTATGAAGAGATCCTCGCCTTGATGTGGCGCCAGCCGGAAAGTGCCTGGCTTACCTGGTTGTGGTATGTGACCTCCTGGCTGCTGGCCCTGGTGCTCATCGCCATTTCGGCCCTGGTCGGCTTTCTGGTGTCCCAGTTGCTTTTCAGCGTATTTATCATGGATGTCATGTCCCAAATCACGGAACGCAAGGTCAGTGGCAAGGTGAAGTCTTCAGAAACCCGCTTGGCAATGTTTTCATACCTGTTCTACCTGCTGCGTCAGGAGATTCCGCGTGCCACGCTGCCCGTGCTCATCTCCTTGCTGCTCATGGTCCTGGCCTGGTTCACGCCCATCGGCCCCTTGCTTACCCTTCTCTCGCCCCTGGCCGCCGGAGTTTTCCTGGCGTGGGACAACACCGATCTGGTGCCGGCCCGCCGCCTCGAACCCTTCGGACAGCGACTGGGGTTTCTACGCCGCAACCTGGGATTTCACCTGGGGTTCGGCGTGCTGTTTCTGATCCCGCTTCTCAACATCGTTCTGCTCGCCTTTGCACCGGTAGGGGCCACACTCTACTATGTGGAGCGCATCGATCCGCTGCCGGCCGCACCGACGGAAGCGGCCGCGCCCGCCGAACCGCCCGAATGAAAGGAATTCGCCTGCCGTGAAGACCACCTTTCAAATGCTCGGGGCGCTGTTACTGCTGCCCCTCTATGCGAGCTGCAGTCTGTTCAACAAGGCGCCCATGGAGATGGTGACCTATGACCATCCCAACAGCAGCACCAAGGAGCGACTCATCGTCTTCATGCGCGGCATGGGCGGCAACCATTACAGCTTCGAAAAAGAAGGCCTGGTGGCCGATATCTTCGAGCGTCACGCGCCATTTGACATGGTGGCGCCCAACGCGCATTTTGGATATTATGCCGATCGCTCCCTGATCAAACGCATGAAGGAAGACGTCATCGATCCGGCCCATGCCCAGGGCTACAAGGAGATCTGGTTGATCGGATTTTCCATGGGGGGCCTGGGCGCCCTACTCTATACGATCGATCATCCCGAAGATGTACAGGGCATCTATCTGGTGGCCCCCTTTCTCGGCTACCGTTCACTGCTCAACGAAATCGCTACGGCCGGCGGCGTGCACCACTGGGAGCCCGGAAACTTTGATCCTGACAAGAAATGGCAGCGCATGCTGTGGCGCTGGCTCAAACAAAACGTGGCCGAACAGCCGACCAAGCCGATCTACCTGGGCTATGGAGAAAAAGACCCTTACGTGGACGGCCAGCGCCTCCTGGCCCAGGTGTTGCCCCCGGACCGTGTGTTCACCGTACCCGGCGGCCACGACTACGAAAGCTTCAAACGTCTTTGGGACAAATTTCTCGACAACGGCGGTTGCCATCCGGCCGATGCGGCCGAGACCGACGCGCAAGCCCAACGCTGACGCGAGTTCAACCGCCCGTTCCAGCACGATGGCCGCATACGGTTCAATCTGGAAATCGCCCTCGTCAGTCCTGCCCGTTCAAGATTAATATAACTGAAAAACGTCGCAGGGCGTCATGCCGGCGAACGCCGGCATCCAGAACATATTGAAAATACTGGATCCCGGGTTCCGCCGGGATGACGGGAAAAACAAATTCCGGGCTTCTTACGGTGCCGTAAAGATTGAAGGCTATGTAAAAAAGTCATTGCAGGACGACGCCGTAAGAAACTCAAGGTCATGGCGCTCGAAATTCCGTGCCCTGAGGCTTACTTGTCGTACGCCGCAAGGACAACGGAATGAGCGCAACGCAGATATTGGGCTTCTTACGGCGTCGTCAGGATTCGTCGGATGGCTTGCAACAGGGGGGCAACCCGCTCCCGCTGCTCGGGCGGCACCATCAGACAGGGGATGGGTCGGTTGGCGGCCAGTCCATTGGAAAAAGACCGTCTCTCATTGCATTGATATGCATCGGGCCGCTCCATCTGGGCTAAATGCAGCAGCACATCGGTCAGGTTGCCCGTCAGACCGCCATCGTCGATGGCTTCGATGAATTGCAACACCAGGGTATTGGCCGCCAGCACCTCATCGGGCATGTCCGCGGCCCCATGTGCGGCGCAGTCGCTGCACGACACCATGGCCCGGCACCCAAAGGGGCGGACAGCATAGATCGAGCAAAGGTTTCCCACGAGCAGTGGACATGGGCCCACTCGGGGGTCGGCCGCCTCTTCGGACGCCTCGGGGTCTCCCGCTTGCGGTCGGACACAGAGGGCAGCGAGGTGATTGGTGGTGATCCTGGGCTGAAAACGGGGCCGCCGGGCGGCGGCCTGAAGCACCCCCACCGGCGCACTCCCCCCTTCAGCCAGCCAATGGTTGTGGATCATGACCCCCTCCAGGGTCGTCATGGTCACATTGGCCGTGCAGCACAATGCACACCCTTTTCGGCAGGCTGAAGGAAAACCAGCACAGAAGGCTTCGTGGACACGGTATATTTTTTCCAGAAGCGCGAGTCGTTTTTCTATTTCCATGGTTGGATCGTCTTTCTTGACGTGAAGGATATCGGTCCGTATGTTTGGAACACTATCTTGTGCTTTCCCGCACCGCAACCCCATTCATTCCTAAAGGAGGTCTCATGTCCAGCCCAGTCTTTTTTGTCGACTGCCGCGCCGATGTGGAAAAAAATTTTATGGCCAAGCTCGAGCACGTCCTCGAGGCAACCGGCCTTTCAAAAATTATCGCGCCGCGGGATCTGGTGGCCGTGAAGATCCATTTCGGCGAGATGGGCAACGCCGCCTTCATTCGGCCGATCTATGCGCGACGGGTCGTGTCGGCCATCCGACGCCTCGGCGCCAGCCCGTTTCTGACCGATGCCAACACCTTGTACGCCGGCACACGCAGCGATGCGCCCAGCCACCTGACCACCGCCATCCAGAACGGTTTCGCCTACGCCGTGGTCGAGGCACCGCTTGTCATTGCCGATGGGTTGCGCGGCAAAAGCGAAGAGGCCCTGCCGATCTACGGCAAACATTTTGAAAGCGCATACATCGGCAAAGAGATCGTGCAGGCCGATGCGTTGATTTCATTGGCTCATTTCAAGGGGCACGAGCTGGCCGGCTTCGGGGGTACCATCAAAAACATCGGTATGGGCTGCGCATCGCGCAAGGGCAAGCTGGCCATGCACTCCACCGTATCGCCCCAGGTCAAAGCCGAGCACTGTATCGGCTGCGGCGCTTGCGTGGACCACTGCTCCCAGCACGCCCTTTCGATTATCGACGAAAAGGCGGTCATCGACGAGGAGCGTTGTATCGGGTGCGGTGAGTGCATCCTGATCTGTCCCAACTCGGCCATCGAGTTGGCCTGGAACCAGGAGATCCCCGCTTTCCTGGAGGGCATGGTGGAATATACGGCTGCGGTGCTCAAGCAAAAGGCTGGCAAGGCCCTGTTCGTCAACTTCATCACCGATGTGTCGCCGGCCTGCGACTGCTATGGTTCCAACGACGCACCCATCGTGAAAAACATCGGGGTGGTCGCCTCCCTGGACCCTGTGGCCATCGATCAGGCGTCGGTGGATCTGGTCAATGCCGAACCGGCACTGGCCCATTGCCGGCTTGAAATCAACACCGAACCCGGCGGCGATAAATTCAAAGGGCTCTATCCCGAGGTAGATTGGCCGATTCAACTGGAATATGCCGAAAAGATCGGCCTGGGATCCCGCAGCTACGAGTTGATACGCTTATAGCCCATGGAAATTGCCATCGTTACCATTATTCTGGCGGTCACCCTCTACCTGTTGATCAGCGAACGCATCCCCATCGACCTGACCGCCATCGGCATCATGACGGCCCTGACCCTCAGCGGCATATTGTCCCCACAGGAGGCTGTGGCCGGATTTGCCAATCCCGCCGTGATCACGGTAGGGGCCATGTTTCTCATCAGCCAGGCCATGATCCGCACCGGCGTGGTAGGGTTCATCGGGCAGAAGGTCATGACCCTGGCCCGGGGCCGAGCCGTTTTGGCCCTGCTGGTGGTGCTGCTGATCGTGGCCGTGGCCTCGGCCTTTATCAACAACACGCCGGTGGTGGTGCTCTTCATTCCGGTCATCATCAGCATGGGCTGCCGCCTCGGCTTCAGCCCGTCCAAGTACCTGATTCCCATTTCTTACATATCGATTCTGGCCGGTACCTGCACGTTGATCGGCACATCCACCAACATCATTGTCAGCGATCTGTCATCTCAGTACGGGTTCGGCAGCCTCTCCATGTTCGAGCTGGGCAAAGTGGGACTGCCCCTGGCCATCGCCGGCCTGGTGCTAATCCTGATCGCCGCCCCGCGCCTCATGCCCGACCTGAACAATCCCACCTGCGAACTGGAGAATGAACCCAAACGGCGCTATCTGGCCGAATTGACCGTTCCCCGGGGGAGCGGCCTGATCCATATGGATCCCTGTCTAGAGCTGCCCAATAAATACCCGGGGATCGAAGTGCTCCAGCTGATCCGCTATTCCCATATCTTCCATCCCTGCCGAGACACCGTAACCATCGCGCCCGACGATCTGCTGCTGGTAAAGGGATCGCCGAACGACCTCAACCATATTCTCCAAGGTAAAGACGTGGAGCTGCCGCCGTCCGAAAAGGGCCTCGCGTTCAACGGTCAGGATGATATGCTGGTAATGGAATTGATCATTCCGCCCCAATCCGACCTGCTCGGTCAACGGTTGGGAGAAACCCACCTGGCACGAGACGAGGACCTGCATATCGTGGCCGTCGAGCGCAGCGGACTGCACTATACGGAACATAAGATTAAAGATATCCGGCTGAAAATTGGCGATATCCTTCTAGTGTGGTGTTCCGTCAGCCGGGTCGACAAGTTTCGCGGTCGCAGCGATTGGATCATGGTGGAAGATGTGCATCATGAAATCGTCCACAGCCGCAAAGCGCCCCTGGCCGCCGGCATCTTTGCCGCCATGGTGGTGGCGGCCGCCACCGGCCTGGCAAATATCATGGTGTGTGCACTGGCCGCCGTCTTCTTCATGGTCCTGACCGGCGCGCTCTCCCTCAAGGAGGCTTACCGCGCCCTGCAAAGCAATGTCCTCATGCTCATCGCCGGCACCATCGCCCTGGGAACCGCCATGGACCAGACCGGCACGAGCCGGTACTACGCCCAGCTGTTCTTAAGCGCCCTGGAGGGATGGTCGCCTCATCTGGTTTTGGGTGGATTTATCCTGCTCACCAGCATCAGCACGCAGGTTCTGAGTAACAACGCGACCGCGGTGTTGCTGCTGCCAGTCGCCATCTCCACAGCCGTCGGACTGCAGGTGGATCCCAAACCCTTCATCATGGCCGTCTGCTTTGGCGCCAGTGCCTGCTTCGCCACACCCATCGGATACCAGACCAACCTGCTGGTCTACGGGCCGGGCGGCTACCGCTTCAGCGACTATCTCAAGCTGGGAATTCCACTGAATTTGCTGGTCATCGTCGGTGGTACGATCCTGGTCCCCATCTTCTGGCCCTTTTGAACCGGGCGATAAAGGAACAAAAAGGCAAGGATCAAGCGGCGCGAGGCTTCAAGACCGCTCCCTCGACCGGCATCCCTTCCCATTCTTGCAACCGCAGTTTGACTTAATATGATTCACTCTGAAGGGCTTGCTATCCAGAATTTGTTGGATAAAAAATGTCGCATGGCATCGGCCACCTGTCCTACCCGGGCCGGATTTAAGGAATGGCATTCAGTTAGAATTGCTGTTTTTGCAAAACAAAGATGGACAATTCTTGGGGGGTGTATTAAATATGGCGGTTTTCGCTGAGGAGAAAAACCTATGGCAACTCTGCCTGTTAAAAACGATAAGATACGCAACGTGGCCATCATCGCCCACGTGGATCACGGCAAAACGACGCTGGTGGACGCCATGTTCCGGCAAAGCGGGCTGATCCGCGACGGCCAGGCCGTCAACGAACGCCTCATGGACAACATGGATCTGGAGCGCGAGCGGGGGATTACCATTGCCGCCAAGAACTGCGCCGTGCTCTGGCAGGGCGTGAAAATCAACATCATCGACACCCCGGGGCATGCCGATTTCGGAGGCGAGGTGGAACGCGCCCTCTCCATGGCCGACGGGGCGCTCCTGTTGGTCGACGCCTCCGAGGGTCCCCTGCCCCAGACCCGCTTCGTCCTGGAAAAGACCCTGGCCGCCGGCCTCAAGGTGATCGTGGTGATCAACAAGATCGACCGCAAGGACGCCCGGGCCGAAAAGGTGCTCGACCAGGTCTATGACCTGTTCATCGATCTGGATGCCACCGACACCCAGCTCGACTTTCCCTTCCTGTATGCCATCGGCCGGGACGGCATCGCCCAGGCAAAACCCGACGAACGCGGCCGGAACCTCGATCCCTTGATGGCGATGATCCTGACCCATATCCCGGCACCGAGCCATAGCCCGGACGCACCCTTTCAAATGCTGGTCTCGGACCTGGGCTATTCGGACTATCTGGGCCGCCTCGCCGTGGGTAGAGTGGCCAACGGGCACGCGCGAATCAAAGACAGCCTCGTGTGCATCGGTGCAGACGCCCGGCAACGGCCGCTCAAGGTGGCCAGCCTGCAAACCTATCAGGGCCCGAGTCTCATCGACGTGCCGGAGGCCGACCCCGGCGATATCGTGGTGCTGGCCGGCATCGACGAGGTGCGCATCGGCGACACGATTTGCACCCGAAGTACTTCCCAGGCGCTCACACGCATCCGCGTGGACGAACCGACCGTAGGCATGCGGTTTACCGTCAATACCGGACCCTTTGCCGGACGCGAGGGTCGATACAGCCAGTCGCGCCATCTTCGCGAGCGACTGCTGAAAGAGACCCTGCGCAACGTGGCCATCCAGGTGGAAGAAACCGACAACCGCGAAGTATTCATCGTCAAGGGGCGCGGCGAGTTTCAAATGGCGATCTTCATCGAGACCATGCGCCGGGAAGGCTTCGAACTGGCCGTGGGCCGGCCCGAGGTGATTTTCAAGATACACGATGGCGAGCGACTGGAGCCCATCGAGCACCTTTTCGTGGATTGCGACGAAGGTTTTCTGGGCGTGGTCACCGAGAAACTGTCGTCCCGGAAGGCGCAGATGATCAACATGATCAACCACGGCAGCGGCCGGGTGCGCGTGGAGTTCTCCATCCCTTCGCGCGGCCTGATCGGCTACCGGGACGAGTTTCTCACCGACACCAAGGGCACCGGGTTGCTCAACACCTATTTCGACGGATACGACACCTATCGCGGCGATTTTCCCAGCCGCTACACCGGCTCCATCGTCAGCGATCGCCAGGGCTCGGCCGTGGCCTACGCCCTGTTCAACCTGGAGCCCAGGGGAATTCTCTTCATCCGGCCTGGCGATCCTGTCTACGAAGGGATGATCTTCGGCGAACACAATCGGCCAACCGACCTCAACGCAAACCCCTGCAAGGAGAAGAAGCTGACCAACATCCGCGCCTCAGGGCACGACGAGGCGGTGATCCTCAGCCCGATCAAGCCCATGACCCTCGAGCGCGCCATTCATTTTATTCGGGAAGACGAAATGGTGGAAATCACGCCCAAGGCCATTCGGCTGCGCAAAAACATCCTGTCGATACAGGAGCGACACCGCCAGAGGGGAAAGGTCAAGGCCGAGGAGTAACCGCGAGCTAGTACTTCTCCACCCGCATGACCATGAACTGGCCGCGGGTATCCTTGTTGACGTGGATCAGGCAGGCGCCGCCATCGCGCTGCAGAAAATGGGTCACCGCAGAGGCCGGGGCGGAATCGAAATAGCCGATATCGCCGATGGGATCAAAAAGTGTGGCATCGGGCAGCGCATGGCCGACCGCCTTCTTATCTTCCGGGTCCACCAGGATGCCGTGAGCCACGAACACCGGCCGCTCAAAAGCCTGGCGTCCAATCCATCCAAGGAGCTTTCCAAGATCGGCGAACGCGGCGATGACGCCGATCTCACCCATGGCCCGCTCGGCATCTTTTTTGATCAGCAGCCAGCAACTGCCCTCGACCATGTTGTAGTCTTCGTACCGTCGATCGAATTTGGCCTCGAATTGCGTCTTGGAAAAACTCGCTTCATCCACCCCGCCGATCAAGGCCTCGTTCACGGACCCTGCAACCATGTCGCAATGCAGCAACTCCAGGCCGCGTTCGAACGAAAGCAGTTTGCTGGAGAAGGTCATGTTGCGTCCCAGCAGCTCCAGGCTCTGGGCCACATAAAAAGATGCCGTGTTGCTCATGGTGTTGATGAAATTGTAGGGCATGGGGAACTGACGCATCTGATAAATCTGGTGCAGGACGGTCTCGGTATCTCCCAGATTGCCGTTCTCTGTGGTCAGATAGACGCCGGTATTCTTCTTGATCGACTGTTCATGGGCGCAGCGGCAGGCGCCGGCCAGCGATAGCAGCACAAAGCGGTTGGCTCTGCGGAAGTGCAACCGGGTGTACCGGCTGACGTCTTCTTTGTAGTACTTCATGTCCGCCACCGGCCGGCCGACAAAAGTTCCGTGGTTATGAATGTACATGTTCGCTTCGCCTGATGTTGTTTGTGTCGTGGCGTGCATGGCTTGGCCGCATCGATTCAATCGCGGTTGGAGACGACCAGGGAGACGCAATTGCCACCGAAACCGAAGTAATTCAGCAGGAAGGTCCCGCTTTCGATCGCCAGATCATCGGTCATGGGAACGACCCCCAACTCTTCGTCCGGCGTTTCAAATCCCAAGGTGGCCGGTACGAATCCCGCCTTGGCCGCCTCGCTCAAAAGAACCAGCTCGATCGCGCCACAGGCGCCCACCGTATGACCGACAAAGGGTTTCAATCCGGTCACCGGCGGCAAGTGATCGCCAAACACCTGTTTAAGGCCGTTGCACTCGGTCAAGTCGTTGTGATAACTGCCGGTGGCATGGGCTTTGATCACATCGATCTCCTCCGGCCTCGCTCCGGCGCTCGCCAATGCCTCCCGCATCACGGCGGCAATCGCATGGCCTTCCGGATCGTGGGTCGTCACGCTATGGGTATCGCAGGCATTCGCACCTCCCAGGCAATAAAAATCGTTGGCATCCCGTCGATAGCGATCCAACACGATGGCGCCGCACCCCTCGCCCATGATGACCCCCATGCGCTGTTTATCGAAAGGTCGGTAAGGTGGCGGCGCGATCAGCTTGAGTGCCTCGAAACCATAGAACCCCAGATTGCTGAACAGATCGTAACCGACCACCAGGGCGCGATCGAACGCGCCCTGGCCCATCATGGCCGACGCATATAGCACACCGTTGGCGCTGGAGGTGCACGCGGTGGTAAAGGTGTAGCAGCCGGCCTTGACTCCGAGGTGCCGGGCGATCTCGTTGGCGATGTTGCCGTATCCCGACGAGGTCTGGGAAAGCACGTTGCTGGCCGTTCGATAGGTCTCCTCGTAGAGCGGAATATCGATGGAGGTCGAGCCGAAGAAAATCGGCATCTCTTCTATTTCATGCGGTTGCAAACCCGCATCGGCAATGGCCTTTTCCACTGTGCGGAACAACACGGTGTAGAAAAAAGCCTCGCTATTAGGCGGTGGATCGCCATCCTTCACTGGCAGCCGATAATAGGGCCGCGCATAATCGAGATTGATGAGCGACAGCGGCACTTCGGTCGTTTGGCATTGGTGCGCACGCATGGCGGCGACCACAGATCCGACCTCTTCTCCCAATGCACAATGAACCGCCTTGCCGCGGATGAATGCCTTTTCGGTCAATTGTTTGATCACTCCGGTTGAATGTAGTCGGCAAAACTGTTGATCGAGGTCATGACGCGTCGCATCTCCTTGCTGTCTCGAATGGCAATGCCGAAGGTGTTTTGAATGGCGATGGAAATCTGCAGCGCGTCGATCGAGTCGAGTTCAAGCGGTGAATTTCGTTGAAAAAGAGGGGCCTCATCGTCGATATCCGCAATTTCGATATCCAGATCGCAATTTTCGACGATCAGAGTTTTGATCTTGTTTTTCAGATCAACATCCAGAGATCCTTTCATGCCAAGCACAAATACCTTTCACTGTTGTATTTGCCGTCATGTGCCGGACGGTTTGCCAGCCGACACCATCGGCGAAATTTGCAAGATAATGGAAGGGCCTACAGAAGGTCAACAATTATCCTCATCCATCCCAGGATGCCAGCAGTGCGCCCAGGAGCTGCCACACCTTTGCGACGGATGGTACGTATAGTTTTTCCGAAGGCGAGTGCGGATTGCGAATCGTGGGGCCGAAGGAAATCATCTGGATTCCCGGGTATACATCTCCGATGATGGCGCACTCCAACCCGGCGTGGATCACCTGAATGAGCGGCGCCTGGCCATATAGCCCTCGATAGACCGCCTCGGAGCGCTTCAACAGATCACATCCAGGATCCGGCTGCCATGGTGGATATGGGTTGCTCTCTATTACT is drawn from Desulfatitalea tepidiphila and contains these coding sequences:
- the typA gene encoding translational GTPase TypA, giving the protein MATLPVKNDKIRNVAIIAHVDHGKTTLVDAMFRQSGLIRDGQAVNERLMDNMDLERERGITIAAKNCAVLWQGVKINIIDTPGHADFGGEVERALSMADGALLLVDASEGPLPQTRFVLEKTLAAGLKVIVVINKIDRKDARAEKVLDQVYDLFIDLDATDTQLDFPFLYAIGRDGIAQAKPDERGRNLDPLMAMILTHIPAPSHSPDAPFQMLVSDLGYSDYLGRLAVGRVANGHARIKDSLVCIGADARQRPLKVASLQTYQGPSLIDVPEADPGDIVVLAGIDEVRIGDTICTRSTSQALTRIRVDEPTVGMRFTVNTGPFAGREGRYSQSRHLRERLLKETLRNVAIQVEETDNREVFIVKGRGEFQMAIFIETMRREGFELAVGRPEVIFKIHDGERLEPIEHLFVDCDEGFLGVVTEKLSSRKAQMINMINHGSGRVRVEFSIPSRGLIGYRDEFLTDTKGTGLLNTYFDGYDTYRGDFPSRYTGSIVSDRQGSAVAYALFNLEPRGILFIRPGDPVYEGMIFGEHNRPTDLNANPCKEKKLTNIRASGHDEAVILSPIKPMTLERAIHFIREDEMVEITPKAIRLRKNILSIQERHRQRGKVKAEE
- a CDS encoding DUF362 domain-containing protein, whose amino-acid sequence is MSSPVFFVDCRADVEKNFMAKLEHVLEATGLSKIIAPRDLVAVKIHFGEMGNAAFIRPIYARRVVSAIRRLGASPFLTDANTLYAGTRSDAPSHLTTAIQNGFAYAVVEAPLVIADGLRGKSEEALPIYGKHFESAYIGKEIVQADALISLAHFKGHELAGFGGTIKNIGMGCASRKGKLAMHSTVSPQVKAEHCIGCGACVDHCSQHALSIIDEKAVIDEERCIGCGECILICPNSAIELAWNQEIPAFLEGMVEYTAAVLKQKAGKALFVNFITDVSPACDCYGSNDAPIVKNIGVVASLDPVAIDQASVDLVNAEPALAHCRLEINTEPGGDKFKGLYPEVDWPIQLEYAEKIGLGSRSYELIRL
- a CDS encoding EI24 domain-containing protein — protein: MTSFLQGIAYNFKGLKFGLRNAKLLLLGLVRLIVIILISVVAAAVILVNYEEILALMWRQPESAWLTWLWYVTSWLLALVLIAISALVGFLVSQLLFSVFIMDVMSQITERKVSGKVKSSETRLAMFSYLFYLLRQEIPRATLPVLISLLLMVLAWFTPIGPLLTLLSPLAAGVFLAWDNTDLVPARRLEPFGQRLGFLRRNLGFHLGFGVLFLIPLLNIVLLAFAPVGATLYYVERIDPLPAAPTEAAAPAEPPE
- a CDS encoding SLC13 family permease; the encoded protein is MEIAIVTIILAVTLYLLISERIPIDLTAIGIMTALTLSGILSPQEAVAGFANPAVITVGAMFLISQAMIRTGVVGFIGQKVMTLARGRAVLALLVVLLIVAVASAFINNTPVVVLFIPVIISMGCRLGFSPSKYLIPISYISILAGTCTLIGTSTNIIVSDLSSQYGFGSLSMFELGKVGLPLAIAGLVLILIAAPRLMPDLNNPTCELENEPKRRYLAELTVPRGSGLIHMDPCLELPNKYPGIEVLQLIRYSHIFHPCRDTVTIAPDDLLLVKGSPNDLNHILQGKDVELPPSEKGLAFNGQDDMLVMELIIPPQSDLLGQRLGETHLARDEDLHIVAVERSGLHYTEHKIKDIRLKIGDILLVWCSVSRVDKFRGRSDWIMVEDVHHEIVHSRKAPLAAGIFAAMVVAAATGLANIMVCALAAVFFMVLTGALSLKEAYRALQSNVLMLIAGTIALGTAMDQTGTSRYYAQLFLSALEGWSPHLVLGGFILLTSISTQVLSNNATAVLLLPVAISTAVGLQVDPKPFIMAVCFGASACFATPIGYQTNLLVYGPGGYRFSDYLKLGIPLNLLVIVGGTILVPIFWPF
- a CDS encoding beta-ketoacyl-[acyl-carrier-protein] synthase family protein, giving the protein MTEKAFIRGKAVHCALGEEVGSVVAAMRAHQCQTTEVPLSLINLDYARPYYRLPVKDGDPPPNSEAFFYTVLFRTVEKAIADAGLQPHEIEEMPIFFGSTSIDIPLYEETYRTASNVLSQTSSGYGNIANEIARHLGVKAGCYTFTTACTSSANGVLYASAMMGQGAFDRALVVGYDLFSNLGFYGFEALKLIAPPPYRPFDKQRMGVIMGEGCGAIVLDRYRRDANDFYCLGGANACDTHSVTTHDPEGHAIAAVMREALASAGARPEEIDVIKAHATGSYHNDLTECNGLKQVFGDHLPPVTGLKPFVGHTVGACGAIELVLLSEAAKAGFVPATLGFETPDEELGVVPMTDDLAIESGTFLLNYFGFGGNCVSLVVSNRD
- a CDS encoding alpha/beta fold hydrolase, with protein sequence MKTTFQMLGALLLLPLYASCSLFNKAPMEMVTYDHPNSSTKERLIVFMRGMGGNHYSFEKEGLVADIFERHAPFDMVAPNAHFGYYADRSLIKRMKEDVIDPAHAQGYKEIWLIGFSMGGLGALLYTIDHPEDVQGIYLVAPFLGYRSLLNEIATAGGVHHWEPGNFDPDKKWQRMLWRWLKQNVAEQPTKPIYLGYGEKDPYVDGQRLLAQVLPPDRVFTVPGGHDYESFKRLWDKFLDNGGCHPADAAETDAQAQR
- a CDS encoding phosphopantetheine-binding protein — translated: MKGSLDVDLKNKIKTLIVENCDLDIEIADIDDEAPLFQRNSPLELDSIDALQISIAIQNTFGIAIRDSKEMRRVMTSINSFADYIQPE